Proteins encoded by one window of Deltaproteobacteria bacterium:
- a CDS encoding RNA methyltransferase, producing MGAINLENIAIVLVEPQIPENIGSVARAMKNMGIRRLLLIKPKNLDMERILKMATGTSSEVIDSMEIHQDLLSGIGPFQYVVGTTARLGAQRPALTTPRRLARELIPLSQENSVALLFGREDCGLSNEHLKLCHTIATIPTADFASLNLAQAVMVFCYELFAAGGDMETMNLPRLANTFELEGMYEHLKQVLMKIGFIHPQNPEHWMLNIRRFLSRFPLRAREVRVIRGICRQIDWYTGQIEKLKGDESEGKGNRMPVDPETPP from the coding sequence ATGGGCGCCATTAACCTTGAAAACATCGCTATCGTACTGGTGGAACCCCAGATCCCGGAAAACATTGGTTCCGTGGCCCGAGCCATGAAAAATATGGGAATCCGCCGGTTGCTCCTGATCAAGCCCAAAAATCTGGACATGGAGCGGATTCTGAAAATGGCGACAGGGACCTCTTCTGAAGTCATCGATTCCATGGAGATCCACCAGGATCTCCTTTCAGGAATCGGGCCATTCCAATACGTCGTGGGGACCACGGCACGCCTTGGTGCTCAACGCCCCGCTCTCACAACCCCGCGCCGCCTGGCCCGGGAACTCATACCCCTGTCTCAGGAAAATTCGGTGGCCCTGCTTTTCGGACGGGAGGACTGTGGGCTTTCCAACGAACATCTCAAGCTCTGCCACACCATCGCCACGATTCCGACGGCTGATTTCGCATCCCTCAACCTGGCCCAGGCCGTCATGGTATTCTGCTACGAACTGTTCGCGGCCGGGGGCGATATGGAGACCATGAACCTCCCTCGTCTCGCCAACACCTTTGAGTTGGAAGGGATGTACGAGCACCTCAAACAGGTGCTCATGAAGATCGGGTTCATCCACCCGCAAAATCCCGAACATTGGATGCTCAACATCCGGCGTTTTCTCTCCCGCTTTCCCTTGCGAGCCCGCGAAGTCAGAGTCATCCGTGGAATCTGCAGACAAATCGACTGGTATACCGGTCAAATCGAAAAACTGAAGGGTGATGAATCCGAAGGGAAAGGGAATCGGATGCCGGTAGATCCAGAAACCCCGCCTTGA
- a CDS encoding response regulator has product MNQKDLLEGKRILLVDDEPDVLETLEELLPMCNVVKATSYEEAERLLDTQFFDIAVLDIMGVKGYELLEKAKKKKVIAVMLTAHALSVEDTKKS; this is encoded by the coding sequence ATGAACCAGAAAGATCTGTTGGAAGGGAAAAGGATTCTGCTCGTGGACGATGAGCCCGATGTCCTTGAAACCTTAGAAGAACTCCTGCCCATGTGCAATGTGGTGAAAGCGACCAGTTACGAGGAGGCCGAACGGCTCCTTGATACCCAGTTTTTCGATATCGCCGTTCTGGATATAATGGGTGTCAAGGGATATGAACTTCTGGAAAAGGCTAAGAAAAAAAAGGTGATCGCAGTCATGCTCACCGCCCATGCCCTGAGCGTCGAGGATACCAAAAAGTCCT
- a CDS encoding adenylate/guanylate cyclase domain-containing protein, whose product MDPQRKLARSHRIFSFLLALILILLLSSLYLAGFFRRADLFLYDLHFKWRGIRYPSGKVVLVLMDQRSADSLGRKKGSWSRRDMARAVQNLDRAGAGIIGLDMVLFAPGSDPEADRELAQAIERSGKVVLAKFIPVNEKEEVNPLPLFQEGMIGDGFANLFPDQDGVLRKIPFLSVRPLREGLEITPSFSLEVARAYLDLDFLLDFSGKDRFRLGAEGPDQLLLPYPDLRINFHGNEEVFPRLSYVDVVTGRFNSVAIKGKIVLVGSSLPTDKDFFPTPFSRYRFGKEVFRDKFGKILEEGVGKRSPGVACHAEAVETILSGRFIERASEVWIFLSVIAFGIVGLVFYSYGRPGALWGLVILLGCWGLILLSAHLLFVRSLTWVEVFPALGILGAQYVGGIAVQKVYARKKMRLVSSLFGKYVSRGVVDGILKGEIQVDLEGRAREITVFFSDLRDFTRIAETLSPLETVRLLNAYFDAMLPIIFEHEGTLDKLMGDAIMAFFGAPNVLVDHASMAAETALEMVDRLEALKRETTLKGIERLRVGIGLNSGLATVGNLGSRHFMDYTVIGDAVNLGSRLEGLNKVYGTSIILSENTAAGLDNRFVLRELDQVRVKGKEEAVAIHELVGLSDRVKGETLEMIDFFSEGLRNFRERRWKEAEEVFSGILTRFSKDGPTRLYLERTRKLLADPPSGEWSPVTIFTTK is encoded by the coding sequence ATGGATCCCCAACGGAAACTGGCCCGAAGCCACAGGATCTTTTCCTTCCTGCTTGCCCTCATCCTTATCCTGCTACTATCCTCTCTTTACTTGGCCGGATTTTTCCGGAGAGCAGACCTCTTCCTATACGATCTTCATTTCAAGTGGCGGGGGATCAGGTATCCTTCCGGAAAGGTGGTCCTGGTCCTGATGGACCAGAGAAGCGCCGATTCTCTTGGCAGGAAAAAGGGCTCCTGGTCCCGGCGCGACATGGCAAGGGCCGTCCAAAACCTGGATCGGGCCGGGGCTGGGATCATCGGACTGGACATGGTACTCTTCGCCCCGGGCAGCGATCCGGAGGCGGACAGGGAACTGGCCCAGGCCATTGAGCGGTCGGGGAAGGTGGTCCTTGCTAAATTCATCCCTGTAAATGAAAAAGAAGAGGTGAATCCCCTTCCCCTGTTTCAGGAGGGAATGATCGGCGATGGATTCGCAAACCTGTTTCCCGATCAGGACGGAGTCCTGAGAAAAATTCCCTTCTTGAGCGTCAGGCCCCTCCGGGAAGGGCTGGAGATCACTCCGAGCTTTTCTCTTGAGGTTGCAAGGGCATATCTCGACCTTGACTTTCTGCTGGATTTCTCCGGGAAGGACCGGTTTCGGTTGGGAGCAGAGGGGCCTGATCAACTTCTTCTTCCCTATCCTGACCTCAGAATTAACTTCCATGGTAACGAGGAGGTTTTCCCACGGTTATCTTACGTCGACGTAGTAACAGGGCGGTTCAACTCTGTCGCCATTAAGGGGAAGATAGTTCTTGTCGGGAGTAGTCTCCCAACGGACAAGGACTTCTTTCCGACTCCCTTCAGCAGGTACCGGTTCGGAAAGGAAGTCTTCAGGGACAAGTTCGGGAAGATTCTGGAGGAGGGCGTTGGGAAGAGAAGTCCGGGAGTGGCCTGCCATGCCGAGGCCGTTGAGACCATCCTGAGCGGACGGTTCATAGAAAGGGCGAGCGAAGTCTGGATCTTTCTTTCGGTGATCGCCTTCGGCATAGTTGGATTGGTTTTTTACTCCTACGGCCGCCCCGGCGCCCTTTGGGGATTGGTTATCCTGCTCGGTTGCTGGGGGCTGATCCTCCTATCCGCTCACCTGCTTTTTGTGAGGTCCCTTACATGGGTGGAGGTCTTCCCGGCCCTGGGAATCCTCGGAGCCCAGTACGTGGGAGGTATTGCGGTTCAGAAGGTCTATGCAAGGAAGAAAATGCGGCTGGTAAGCTCCCTGTTCGGCAAATACGTGTCCCGGGGGGTGGTGGATGGGATCCTCAAGGGGGAGATCCAGGTCGACCTCGAGGGCCGGGCAAGAGAAATCACAGTGTTTTTCAGTGACCTGCGGGACTTTACCAGGATCGCGGAAACCCTGTCTCCCCTTGAAACGGTAAGGCTGCTCAACGCTTATTTCGATGCAATGCTGCCCATCATTTTCGAACATGAAGGCACCCTTGATAAGCTCATGGGAGACGCCATCATGGCCTTTTTCGGCGCACCCAACGTATTGGTTGATCATGCCTCCATGGCCGCCGAAACGGCCCTGGAAATGGTGGACCGTCTCGAGGCCTTGAAGAGGGAGACGACCCTTAAGGGTATTGAAAGGCTCCGGGTGGGAATCGGACTGAATTCAGGTCTGGCCACCGTGGGAAATCTGGGGAGTCGTCATTTCATGGATTACACGGTCATAGGGGATGCGGTCAACCTGGGTTCAAGACTTGAGGGTCTGAACAAGGTCTACGGTACCTCCATCATCCTGAGTGAGAACACGGCCGCAGGTCTGGACAACCGGTTCGTTTTGCGTGAACTGGACCAGGTAAGGGTCAAGGGAAAAGAGGAGGCCGTGGCCATTCATGAACTCGTCGGCCTCTCCGACCGGGTCAAAGGGGAGACCCTGGAAATGATCGACTTTTTTAGCGAGGGACTTCGAAATTTCCGAGAAAGGAGATGGAAGGAGGCCGAAGAGGTGTTTTCCGGGATCCTGACCCGCTTCTCGAAGGACGGCCCCACCCGCCTCTATCTTGAAAGGACCAGAAAACTGCTTGCTGATCCCCCTTCCGGCGAATGGTCCCCGGTGACGATATTCACCACAAAGTGA
- a CDS encoding NAD+ synthase yields MKIALCQINPIIGDFAYNTRLILDGCRRARESGCSLAVFPELCLTGYPPMDLLEKPSFISEGLKCLEALASRIQGISALCGYVDINPRPYGKGLLNSVALIRGGEVVKSGGKKLLPTYDVFDEARYFEPAPSSLRFEMEGKRIGVTICEDIWNVGDLEGIPRYSQSPVEDLHGKGMDILVNISASPYTLYKLSIRAEILRTISDRYGIPTLFCNQVGGNDELIFDGRSMVMDSTGAMVLLGKEFEPDLLIWDSEIPYTPLEAPTTPMEATVFKGLVMGTRDYVSKCGFKKVLVGLSGGIDSSLVAVIATQALGSGNVLGVSMPSPFTSNMSREDARKLAENLGIAFKEIPITDIFTAYRESLKTLFRDLPEDETEENIQARIRGNLLMAISNKFGSLLLSTGNKSEMAMGYCTLYGDMSGGLAVISDVPKTLCYRLAEYVNRERELIPARVLTRPPSAELRPGQTDQDSLPPYEILDDILEAAVVRNLGPEEIIARGHDPDTVRDVLRRLALNEYKRRQAPPGLKITTKAFGYGRRYPIAKGITF; encoded by the coding sequence ATGAAGATCGCCCTTTGCCAGATAAACCCCATCATTGGAGACTTTGCGTACAATACCCGTCTGATTCTCGATGGTTGCAGGCGGGCCCGGGAATCAGGATGTTCACTTGCAGTGTTTCCGGAATTATGTCTCACAGGCTATCCACCCATGGACCTCCTGGAAAAGCCTTCTTTTATCAGCGAAGGCTTGAAGTGCCTTGAGGCCCTGGCTTCACGGATCCAAGGAATCTCGGCCCTGTGCGGTTACGTGGATATCAATCCCCGTCCGTATGGAAAGGGACTCTTGAACAGCGTTGCCCTGATACGGGGAGGCGAAGTGGTCAAAAGTGGTGGGAAGAAACTTCTTCCCACTTACGATGTCTTTGACGAGGCACGGTATTTTGAGCCCGCCCCTTCAAGTCTGCGCTTTGAAATGGAAGGGAAACGCATCGGGGTGACCATCTGCGAGGATATTTGGAATGTCGGGGACCTGGAAGGGATTCCCAGGTATTCCCAGTCCCCCGTGGAAGACCTCCATGGCAAAGGGATGGATATTCTCGTGAATATTTCCGCTTCACCCTATACCCTTTACAAGCTTTCCATCAGGGCGGAAATCCTCAGGACTATCTCGGATCGTTATGGGATCCCGACTCTCTTTTGCAACCAGGTCGGTGGAAACGACGAATTGATCTTTGACGGCCGCAGTATGGTTATGGATTCCACCGGGGCCATGGTCCTTCTCGGCAAGGAATTCGAGCCCGATCTGCTGATCTGGGACAGCGAGATTCCCTATACCCCGCTTGAGGCTCCCACCACCCCCATGGAGGCCACGGTCTTCAAAGGTCTGGTGATGGGGACCCGGGACTACGTCAGTAAATGCGGATTTAAAAAAGTGCTGGTGGGTCTGAGTGGAGGTATCGATTCTTCCCTGGTGGCGGTGATCGCAACCCAGGCCCTTGGATCCGGGAATGTCCTGGGGGTGAGCATGCCTTCTCCTTTTACATCGAACATGAGCCGGGAGGACGCCCGGAAGCTTGCTGAAAACCTCGGCATTGCCTTTAAAGAAATCCCTATCACGGACATCTTTACGGCCTACCGGGAATCCCTGAAGACCCTTTTCAGAGACCTTCCGGAGGACGAGACCGAAGAAAACATCCAGGCCAGGATTCGAGGCAACCTGCTTATGGCCATCAGCAACAAGTTCGGTTCCCTGCTGCTCTCTACGGGCAACAAATCCGAGATGGCCATGGGGTATTGCACCCTTTACGGGGACATGAGCGGGGGCCTTGCCGTGATCTCCGACGTGCCAAAGACCCTGTGTTATCGTCTGGCCGAATACGTCAACCGCGAAAGAGAACTGATTCCGGCAAGGGTCCTGACCCGGCCGCCGTCGGCGGAACTCCGCCCGGGGCAGACGGATCAGGATTCCCTTCCACCCTATGAAATCCTGGACGACATCCTTGAGGCCGCCGTCGTCCGAAACCTCGGGCCTGAGGAAATCATCGCAAGAGGGCACGATCCCGATACGGTACGGGACGTGCTTCGCCGGCTCGCCCTCAACGAGTACAAGCGCCGGCAGGCCCCGCCGGGTCTAAAGATTACGACCAAGGCCTTCGGGTATGGAAGGCGATACCCCATCGCCAAAGGAATAACCTTCTAA